Proteins from a genomic interval of Mustela lutreola isolate mMusLut2 chromosome 4, mMusLut2.pri, whole genome shotgun sequence:
- the SEC31B gene encoding protein transport protein Sec31B isoform X3 yields the protein MCVLPLIFPKSPFHGGERETRFHVCRYSLNLTLKFAGFYFQWTEGHVSFLPHTGLTMKLKELERPAVQAWSPASQYPVYLATGTSAQQLDASFSTNGTLEIFEVDFRDPSLDLKHKGVLSASSRFYKLIWGSFGSGLPEGSGIIAGGGDNGLLTLYNVTHILSSGKEPVIAQRQKHTGPVRALDFNPFQANLLASGASDSEIFIWDLNNLNVPMTPGSKSQQPPEDIKALAWNRQVQHILSSAHPSGKVVVWDLRKNEPIIKVSDHSNRMHSSGLAWHPDIATQLVLCSEDDRFPVIQLWDLRFASSPLKVLESHSRGILSMSWSQADAELLLSSAKDNQILCWNLGSSEVVYKLPTQSSWCFDVQWCPRDPPVFSAASFDGWISLYSVMGRSWEVQQMRQADKVPEQVAQASLIPPLKKPPKWMRRPAGVSFAFGGKLVTFALPSTPAHQVPQPCLRLVFVSQVIIESEFLRRSAELREALESGNLLNYCQDKMEQTSLQSEKMLWQFLKVTLEEDSRMKFLKLLGYSKDELQKKVATCWKSDVGLGESPQSKGDDLHSNRQQVFCSQTSKHLTEEASASSSFFDELVPQNMTPLEIPITEDTDGLLSQALLLGALRPAVELCLKEERFADAIILAQAGGADLLRRTQECYWAKKKTRISSLIACVVRKNWEDMVHTCNLQNWKEALALLLTYSGPEKFPELCDMLGTRMEQEGGGALISEARLCYVCSGSVELLVECWAKCHQASYPLALQDLMEKVMVLNRSLELLRGPDRVSSGPATTFRVTQYASLLAAQGSLATAMSYLPRDCTQAPVQQLRDRLFHAQGSGVLGQQCPPFPFARVVVGATPHSKATSSYRLGFQPSHQVPTPSPRPRIFTPQSSLVTPLISSHPGPYQSSQTQNISAYRAPELQAAQPLPLAPSVRPAFFEPPLLSGQKAQISNPLGFPGAWPLPGPPPPVVSSDAIQPSSTSLAETTRLFPPLPVRLPGVSPASFGSLAPPVNFSTTHPPGGPGAACSSALPITGPSTAHPGPQDSLKNAPMPRANLQRKKLSERFMPPAPITAPVMSLTPEPRGVLSSQPSVLGMGHAPPGAPGEFSLQQLQQRPPEKVERKELPPEHQSLKTSFEKLLQRCSLSATDLKTKRKLEKAAQRLECLYDKLCQGTLSPHVLAGLHEVARCVDAGDFEQGLAVHAQVVACSSFSEVSSFMLVLKAVLTIAQKLHM from the exons ATGTGTGTGTTACCCCTTATTTTCCCGAAATCCCCATTccatggtggggagagagaaacaagatTTCATGTCTGCAGGTACTCCTTGAATCTGACCCTTAAGTTTGCAGGTTTCTATTTTCAGTGGACTGAGGGCCATGTCAGTTTTCTACCCCACACAGGACTGACCATGAAGCTAAAGGAACTTGAACGGCCAGCTGTCCAAGCGTGGAGCCCAGCCAGCCAGTACCCTGTGTATCTGGCCACAG GAACATCTGCCCAGCAGCTAGATGCCTCCTTTAGCACAAATGGCACATTGGAAATCTTTGAGGTTGATTTCAGGGACCCCTCTTTGGACTTGAAACACAAGGGAGTCCTTTCTGCCTCAAGCAG GTTTTACAAGCTGATCTGGGGGAGCTTTGGCAGTGGGCTTCCAGAAGGCTCCGGGATCATTGCAGGCGGCGGGGACAATGGCCTGCTTACTCTATACAATGTGACCCACATCCTGTCTTCGGGGAAGGAACCTGTGATTGCTCAGAGACAGAAGCACACGGGACCTGTCAGAGCCCTTGACTTTAATCCTTTCCAG GCCAACCTCCTGGCCTCGGGGGCCAGTGATTCTGAAATCTTTATTTGGGATTTGAATAACCTCAATGTGCCAATGACCCCAGGATCCAAGTCACAG CAGCCTCCAGAAGACATCAAGGCACTCGCTTGGAACCGGCAGGTTCAACACATTCTGTCTTCTGCTCACCCCAGCGGCAAGGTGGTTGTGTGGGATCTCAGGAAGAATGAACCTATCATCAAAGTCAGCGATCACAGCAACAGG ATGCACAGCTCAGGCCTGGCCTGGCACCCAGACATAGCCACCCAGTTGGTGCTGTGTTCAGAAGATGATCGTTTCCCGGTGATTCAGCTATGGGATTTGCGCTTTGCCTCCTCGCCCCTGAAGGTGCTGGAGAGCCACAGCAG GGGGATCTTATCCATGTCGTGGAGCCAGGCTGATGCTGAGCTTCTGCTCAGTAGTGCCAAGGACAACCAGATCTTGTGCTGGAAcctggggagcagtgag GTAGTATATAAGCTACCCACACAGAGCAGCTGGTGCTTTGATGTGCAGTGGTGCCCCCGGGACCCTCCAGTGTTCTCTGCTGCCTCCTTCGACGGCTGGATCAGTTTGTACTCCGTGATGGGTAGGAGCTGGGAGGTCCAGCAGATGAGACAGGCTGACAAG GTACCAGAGCAAGTGGCCCAAGCATCGTTGATACCTCCTCTAAAGAAACCCCCCAAATGGATGAGAAGGCCAGCAGGTGTTTCATTTGCT TTTGGGGGGAAGCTGGTTACCTTTGCCCTCCCCAGCACTCCTGCCCACCAGGTGCCACAGCCTTGCCTCCGCCTAGTCTTCGTCAGTCAAGTCATCATAGAATCTGAATTCCTGAGGCGGTCAGCTGAGCTGCGGGAGGCCCTGGAATCAGGAAATCTCCTGAATTATTGTCAGGACAAGATGGAACAAACATCGCTGCAAAGCGAAAAGATGCTCTGGCAATTCCTGAAG GTGACCTTAGAGGAAGACTCCAGAATGAAATTTCTAAAACTATTAGGATACAGTAAAGATGAGCTTCAGAAGAAG GTGGCCACGTGTTGGAAGAGTGACGTGGGGCTGGGTGAGAGCCCTCAGTCCAAGGGGGACGATCTCCACAGTAACAGACAGCAGGTCTTCTGCAGCCAG ACCTCCAAACACCTCACAGAGGAAGCCTCTGCCTCCTCATCCTTCTTTGATGAGCTGGTCCCTCAGAATATGACTCCATTGGAGATCCCCATCACAGAAG ACACGGATGGACTCCTGAGCCAGGCTCTCCTGCTTGGAGCACTGCGCCCTGCTGTGGAACTGTGTCTGAAGGAAGAGCGCTTTGCTGATGCCATCATCCTGGCCCAGGCTGGAGGCGCAGATCTGCTAAGGCGAACACAGGAGTGCTACTGGGCCAAGAAGAAAACCAGAATCTCTTCG CTGATAGCCTGTGTTGTGCGGAAGAATTGGGAGGATATGGTGCACACCTGTAACCTGCAGAACTGGAAGGAGGCACTGGCCTTACTACTGACATACTCCGGGCCAGAAAAATTCCCTGAGCTCTGTG aCATGCTGGGTACCCGCATGGAGCAGGAGGGTGGCGGAGCACTAATTTCCGAAGCCAGACTCTGTTATGTGTGCTCAGGGAGTGTGGAGCTGCTGGTGGAGTGTTGGGCAAAGTGCCACCAGGCTTCGTACCCCCTGGCTCTGCAG GACCTGATGGAGAAGGTGATGGTCCTTAATAGGAGCTTGGAGCTACTGCGGGGTCCTGACAGGGTGAGCTCAGGCCCTGCCACAACCTTCAGGGTCACTCAGTATGCCAGCCTCCTGGCAGCCCAGGGCAGCCTGGCCACTGCCATGAGCTATCTACCCAGGGACTGTACTCAG GCACCAGTTCAGCAGCTGAGAGATCGACTTTTTCACGCTCAGGGTTCTGGTGTCTTGGGCCAACAGTGTCCTCCTTTCCCCTTCGCTCGGGTTGTGGTGGGAGCTACCCCCCACTCTAAAGCAACATCCTCTTACAGATTGGGATTCCAGCCTTCTCACCAG GTTCCAACTCCATCTCCAAGGCCAAGGATTTTCACACCTCAGTCATCACTAGTGACACCCTTGATATCTTCCCATCCTGGCCCTTATCAAAGCTCCCAAACACAGAATATCAGTGCCTACAGGGCACCTGAGCTCCAGGCAGCCCAGCCTTTGCCCTTGGCCCCTAGTGTAAGGCCTG CTTTTTTTGAGCCACCTCTATTAAGTGGGCAAAAAGCCCAAATTTCTAACCCCTTGGGGTTCCCTGGAGCATGGCCTCTTCCTGGTCCACCTCCACCTGTGGTATCCTCAGACGCCATACAGCCTAGCTCTACCTCTCTGGCTGAGACGACTCGACTGTTCCCTCCACTTCCCGTGAGACTCCCAGGTGTCAGTCCTGCAAGCTTCGGGTCCCTAGCCCCTCCTGTCAACTTCTCTACGACACACCCTCCAGGAGGGCCAGGTGCTGCCTGCTCTAGTGCCCTCCCGATCACTGGCCCCTCGACTGCTCACCCAG GACCTCAAGACTCCTTGAAAAATGCCCCAATGCCCAGGGCAAACCTCCAGAGGAAAAAG TTGTCAGAGAGATTTATGCCCCCAGCACCTATCACTGCTCCAGTGATGAGCCTCACCCCTGAGCCACGAGGGGTCCTTTCCTCACAGCCTTCTGTCCTTGGGATGGGCCATGCTCCCCCAGGAGCTCCAGGAGAATTCAGCCTGCAG caacTTCAGCAGCGGCCCCCTGAGAAGGTGGAAAGGAAAGAGCTGCCTCCAGAGCATCAGTCCTTGAAGACCAGCTTTGAGAAGCTTCTACAACGCTGTTCCCTGTCTGCCACTGATTTA AAGACAAAacggaagctggaaaaggcagccCAACGTCTAGAATGCCTATATGATAAGCTCTGCCAGGGCACA CTCTCACCCCATGTCCTGGCTGGGCTTCATGAGGTAGCCCGATGTGTGGATGCGGGAGACTTCGAGCAGGGCCTGGCAGTGCATGCCCAGGTGGTGGCCTGCAGCAGCTTCAGCGAGGTCTCCAGCTTTATGCTCGTCCTGAAGGCCGTCCTCACCATTGCGCAGAAGCTACACATGTAA
- the SEC31B gene encoding protein transport protein Sec31B isoform X6 gives MCVLPLIFPKSPFHGGERETRFHVCRYSLNLTLKFAGFYFQWTEGHVSFLPHTGLTMKLKELERPAVQAWSPASQYPVYLATGTSAQQLDASFSTNGTLEIFEVDFRDPSLDLKHKGVLSASSRFYKLIWGSFGSGLPEGSGIIAGGGDNGLLTLYNVTHILSSGKEPVIAQRQKHTGPVRALDFNPFQANLLASGASDSEIFIWDLNNLNVPMTPGSKSQQPPEDIKALAWNRQVQHILSSAHPSGKVVVWDLRKNEPIIKVSDHSNRMHSSGLAWHPDIATQLVLCSEDDRFPVIQLWDLRFASSPLKVLESHSRGILSMSWSQADAELLLSSAKDNQILCWNLGSSEISSSFSKGQPLPPLQVPEQVAQASLIPPLKKPPKWMRRPAGVSFAFGGKLVTFALPSTPAHQVPQPCLRLVFVSQVIIESEFLRRSAELREALESGNLLNYCQDKMEQTSLQSEKMLWQFLKVTLEEDSRMKFLKLLGYSKDELQKKVATCWKSDVGLGESPQSKGDDLHSNRQQVFCSQTSKHLTEEASASSSFFDELVPQNMTPLEIPITEDTDGLLSQALLLGALRPAVELCLKEERFADAIILAQAGGADLLRRTQECYWAKKKTRISSLIACVVRKNWEDMVHTCNLQNWKEALALLLTYSGPEKFPELCDMLGTRMEQEGGGALISEARLCYVCSGSVELLVECWAKCHQASYPLALQDLMEKVMVLNRSLELLRGPDRVSSGPATTFRVTQYASLLAAQGSLATAMSYLPRDCTQAPVQQLRDRLFHAQGSGVLGQQCPPFPFARVVVGATPHSKATSSYRLGFQPSHQVPTPSPRPRIFTPQSSLVTPLISSHPGPYQSSQTQNISAYRAPELQAAQPLPLAPSVRPAFFEPPLLSGQKAQISNPLGFPGAWPLPGPPPPVVSSDAIQPSSTSLAETTRLFPPLPVRLPGVSPASFGSLAPPVNFSTTHPPGGPGAACSSALPITGPSTAHPGPQDSLKNAPMPRANLQRKKLSERFMPPAPITAPVMSLTPEPRGVLSSQPSVLGMGHAPPGAPGEFSLQQLQQRPPEKVERKELPPEHQSLKTSFEKLLQRCSLSATDLKTKRKLEKAAQRLECLYDKLCQGTLSPHVLAGLHEVARCVDAGDFEQGLAVHAQVVACSSFSEVSSFMLVLKAVLTIAQKLHM, from the exons ATGTGTGTGTTACCCCTTATTTTCCCGAAATCCCCATTccatggtggggagagagaaacaagatTTCATGTCTGCAGGTACTCCTTGAATCTGACCCTTAAGTTTGCAGGTTTCTATTTTCAGTGGACTGAGGGCCATGTCAGTTTTCTACCCCACACAGGACTGACCATGAAGCTAAAGGAACTTGAACGGCCAGCTGTCCAAGCGTGGAGCCCAGCCAGCCAGTACCCTGTGTATCTGGCCACAG GAACATCTGCCCAGCAGCTAGATGCCTCCTTTAGCACAAATGGCACATTGGAAATCTTTGAGGTTGATTTCAGGGACCCCTCTTTGGACTTGAAACACAAGGGAGTCCTTTCTGCCTCAAGCAG GTTTTACAAGCTGATCTGGGGGAGCTTTGGCAGTGGGCTTCCAGAAGGCTCCGGGATCATTGCAGGCGGCGGGGACAATGGCCTGCTTACTCTATACAATGTGACCCACATCCTGTCTTCGGGGAAGGAACCTGTGATTGCTCAGAGACAGAAGCACACGGGACCTGTCAGAGCCCTTGACTTTAATCCTTTCCAG GCCAACCTCCTGGCCTCGGGGGCCAGTGATTCTGAAATCTTTATTTGGGATTTGAATAACCTCAATGTGCCAATGACCCCAGGATCCAAGTCACAG CAGCCTCCAGAAGACATCAAGGCACTCGCTTGGAACCGGCAGGTTCAACACATTCTGTCTTCTGCTCACCCCAGCGGCAAGGTGGTTGTGTGGGATCTCAGGAAGAATGAACCTATCATCAAAGTCAGCGATCACAGCAACAGG ATGCACAGCTCAGGCCTGGCCTGGCACCCAGACATAGCCACCCAGTTGGTGCTGTGTTCAGAAGATGATCGTTTCCCGGTGATTCAGCTATGGGATTTGCGCTTTGCCTCCTCGCCCCTGAAGGTGCTGGAGAGCCACAGCAG GGGGATCTTATCCATGTCGTGGAGCCAGGCTGATGCTGAGCTTCTGCTCAGTAGTGCCAAGGACAACCAGATCTTGTGCTGGAAcctggggagcagtgag ATCTCTTCTTCTTTCAGCAAAGGCCAGCCTCTCCCACCATTGCAGGTACCAGAGCAAGTGGCCCAAGCATCGTTGATACCTCCTCTAAAGAAACCCCCCAAATGGATGAGAAGGCCAGCAGGTGTTTCATTTGCT TTTGGGGGGAAGCTGGTTACCTTTGCCCTCCCCAGCACTCCTGCCCACCAGGTGCCACAGCCTTGCCTCCGCCTAGTCTTCGTCAGTCAAGTCATCATAGAATCTGAATTCCTGAGGCGGTCAGCTGAGCTGCGGGAGGCCCTGGAATCAGGAAATCTCCTGAATTATTGTCAGGACAAGATGGAACAAACATCGCTGCAAAGCGAAAAGATGCTCTGGCAATTCCTGAAG GTGACCTTAGAGGAAGACTCCAGAATGAAATTTCTAAAACTATTAGGATACAGTAAAGATGAGCTTCAGAAGAAG GTGGCCACGTGTTGGAAGAGTGACGTGGGGCTGGGTGAGAGCCCTCAGTCCAAGGGGGACGATCTCCACAGTAACAGACAGCAGGTCTTCTGCAGCCAG ACCTCCAAACACCTCACAGAGGAAGCCTCTGCCTCCTCATCCTTCTTTGATGAGCTGGTCCCTCAGAATATGACTCCATTGGAGATCCCCATCACAGAAG ACACGGATGGACTCCTGAGCCAGGCTCTCCTGCTTGGAGCACTGCGCCCTGCTGTGGAACTGTGTCTGAAGGAAGAGCGCTTTGCTGATGCCATCATCCTGGCCCAGGCTGGAGGCGCAGATCTGCTAAGGCGAACACAGGAGTGCTACTGGGCCAAGAAGAAAACCAGAATCTCTTCG CTGATAGCCTGTGTTGTGCGGAAGAATTGGGAGGATATGGTGCACACCTGTAACCTGCAGAACTGGAAGGAGGCACTGGCCTTACTACTGACATACTCCGGGCCAGAAAAATTCCCTGAGCTCTGTG aCATGCTGGGTACCCGCATGGAGCAGGAGGGTGGCGGAGCACTAATTTCCGAAGCCAGACTCTGTTATGTGTGCTCAGGGAGTGTGGAGCTGCTGGTGGAGTGTTGGGCAAAGTGCCACCAGGCTTCGTACCCCCTGGCTCTGCAG GACCTGATGGAGAAGGTGATGGTCCTTAATAGGAGCTTGGAGCTACTGCGGGGTCCTGACAGGGTGAGCTCAGGCCCTGCCACAACCTTCAGGGTCACTCAGTATGCCAGCCTCCTGGCAGCCCAGGGCAGCCTGGCCACTGCCATGAGCTATCTACCCAGGGACTGTACTCAG GCACCAGTTCAGCAGCTGAGAGATCGACTTTTTCACGCTCAGGGTTCTGGTGTCTTGGGCCAACAGTGTCCTCCTTTCCCCTTCGCTCGGGTTGTGGTGGGAGCTACCCCCCACTCTAAAGCAACATCCTCTTACAGATTGGGATTCCAGCCTTCTCACCAG GTTCCAACTCCATCTCCAAGGCCAAGGATTTTCACACCTCAGTCATCACTAGTGACACCCTTGATATCTTCCCATCCTGGCCCTTATCAAAGCTCCCAAACACAGAATATCAGTGCCTACAGGGCACCTGAGCTCCAGGCAGCCCAGCCTTTGCCCTTGGCCCCTAGTGTAAGGCCTG CTTTTTTTGAGCCACCTCTATTAAGTGGGCAAAAAGCCCAAATTTCTAACCCCTTGGGGTTCCCTGGAGCATGGCCTCTTCCTGGTCCACCTCCACCTGTGGTATCCTCAGACGCCATACAGCCTAGCTCTACCTCTCTGGCTGAGACGACTCGACTGTTCCCTCCACTTCCCGTGAGACTCCCAGGTGTCAGTCCTGCAAGCTTCGGGTCCCTAGCCCCTCCTGTCAACTTCTCTACGACACACCCTCCAGGAGGGCCAGGTGCTGCCTGCTCTAGTGCCCTCCCGATCACTGGCCCCTCGACTGCTCACCCAG GACCTCAAGACTCCTTGAAAAATGCCCCAATGCCCAGGGCAAACCTCCAGAGGAAAAAG TTGTCAGAGAGATTTATGCCCCCAGCACCTATCACTGCTCCAGTGATGAGCCTCACCCCTGAGCCACGAGGGGTCCTTTCCTCACAGCCTTCTGTCCTTGGGATGGGCCATGCTCCCCCAGGAGCTCCAGGAGAATTCAGCCTGCAG caacTTCAGCAGCGGCCCCCTGAGAAGGTGGAAAGGAAAGAGCTGCCTCCAGAGCATCAGTCCTTGAAGACCAGCTTTGAGAAGCTTCTACAACGCTGTTCCCTGTCTGCCACTGATTTA AAGACAAAacggaagctggaaaaggcagccCAACGTCTAGAATGCCTATATGATAAGCTCTGCCAGGGCACA CTCTCACCCCATGTCCTGGCTGGGCTTCATGAGGTAGCCCGATGTGTGGATGCGGGAGACTTCGAGCAGGGCCTGGCAGTGCATGCCCAGGTGGTGGCCTGCAGCAGCTTCAGCGAGGTCTCCAGCTTTATGCTCGTCCTGAAGGCCGTCCTCACCATTGCGCAGAAGCTACACATGTAA
- the SEC31B gene encoding protein transport protein Sec31B isoform X9 encodes MCVLPLIFPKSPFHGGERETRFHVCRYSLNLTLKFAGFYFQWTEGHVSFLPHTGLTMKLKELERPAVQAWSPASQYPVYLATGTSAQQLDASFSTNGTLEIFEVDFRDPSLDLKHKGVLSASSRFYKLIWGSFGSGLPEGSGIIAGGGDNGLLTLYNVTHILSSGKEPVIAQRQKHTGPVRALDFNPFQANLLASGASDSEIFIWDLNNLNVPMTPGSKSQQPPEDIKALAWNRQVQHILSSAHPSGKVVVWDLRKNEPIIKVSDHSNRMHSSGLAWHPDIATQLVLCSEDDRFPVIQLWDLRFASSPLKVLESHSRGILSMSWSQADAELLLSSAKDNQILCWNLGSSEVPEQVAQASLIPPLKKPPKWMRRPAGVSFAFGGKLVTFALPSTPAHQVPQPCLRLVFVSQVIIESEFLRRSAELREALESGNLLNYCQDKMEQTSLQSEKMLWQFLKVTLEEDSRMKFLKLLGYSKDELQKKVATCWKSDVGLGESPQSKGDDLHSNRQQVFCSQTSKHLTEEASASSSFFDELVPQNMTPLEIPITEDTDGLLSQALLLGALRPAVELCLKEERFADAIILAQAGGADLLRRTQECYWAKKKTRISSLIACVVRKNWEDMVHTCNLQNWKEALALLLTYSGPEKFPELCDMLGTRMEQEGGGALISEARLCYVCSGSVELLVECWAKCHQASYPLALQDLMEKVMVLNRSLELLRGPDRVSSGPATTFRVTQYASLLAAQGSLATAMSYLPRDCTQAPVQQLRDRLFHAQGSGVLGQQCPPFPFARVVVGATPHSKATSSYRLGFQPSHQVPTPSPRPRIFTPQSSLVTPLISSHPGPYQSSQTQNISAYRAPELQAAQPLPLAPSVRPAFFEPPLLSGQKAQISNPLGFPGAWPLPGPPPPVVSSDAIQPSSTSLAETTRLFPPLPVRLPGVSPASFGSLAPPVNFSTTHPPGGPGAACSSALPITGPSTAHPGPQDSLKNAPMPRANLQRKKLSERFMPPAPITAPVMSLTPEPRGVLSSQPSVLGMGHAPPGAPGEFSLQQLQQRPPEKVERKELPPEHQSLKTSFEKLLQRCSLSATDLKTKRKLEKAAQRLECLYDKLCQGTLSPHVLAGLHEVARCVDAGDFEQGLAVHAQVVACSSFSEVSSFMLVLKAVLTIAQKLHM; translated from the exons ATGTGTGTGTTACCCCTTATTTTCCCGAAATCCCCATTccatggtggggagagagaaacaagatTTCATGTCTGCAGGTACTCCTTGAATCTGACCCTTAAGTTTGCAGGTTTCTATTTTCAGTGGACTGAGGGCCATGTCAGTTTTCTACCCCACACAGGACTGACCATGAAGCTAAAGGAACTTGAACGGCCAGCTGTCCAAGCGTGGAGCCCAGCCAGCCAGTACCCTGTGTATCTGGCCACAG GAACATCTGCCCAGCAGCTAGATGCCTCCTTTAGCACAAATGGCACATTGGAAATCTTTGAGGTTGATTTCAGGGACCCCTCTTTGGACTTGAAACACAAGGGAGTCCTTTCTGCCTCAAGCAG GTTTTACAAGCTGATCTGGGGGAGCTTTGGCAGTGGGCTTCCAGAAGGCTCCGGGATCATTGCAGGCGGCGGGGACAATGGCCTGCTTACTCTATACAATGTGACCCACATCCTGTCTTCGGGGAAGGAACCTGTGATTGCTCAGAGACAGAAGCACACGGGACCTGTCAGAGCCCTTGACTTTAATCCTTTCCAG GCCAACCTCCTGGCCTCGGGGGCCAGTGATTCTGAAATCTTTATTTGGGATTTGAATAACCTCAATGTGCCAATGACCCCAGGATCCAAGTCACAG CAGCCTCCAGAAGACATCAAGGCACTCGCTTGGAACCGGCAGGTTCAACACATTCTGTCTTCTGCTCACCCCAGCGGCAAGGTGGTTGTGTGGGATCTCAGGAAGAATGAACCTATCATCAAAGTCAGCGATCACAGCAACAGG ATGCACAGCTCAGGCCTGGCCTGGCACCCAGACATAGCCACCCAGTTGGTGCTGTGTTCAGAAGATGATCGTTTCCCGGTGATTCAGCTATGGGATTTGCGCTTTGCCTCCTCGCCCCTGAAGGTGCTGGAGAGCCACAGCAG GGGGATCTTATCCATGTCGTGGAGCCAGGCTGATGCTGAGCTTCTGCTCAGTAGTGCCAAGGACAACCAGATCTTGTGCTGGAAcctggggagcagtgag GTACCAGAGCAAGTGGCCCAAGCATCGTTGATACCTCCTCTAAAGAAACCCCCCAAATGGATGAGAAGGCCAGCAGGTGTTTCATTTGCT TTTGGGGGGAAGCTGGTTACCTTTGCCCTCCCCAGCACTCCTGCCCACCAGGTGCCACAGCCTTGCCTCCGCCTAGTCTTCGTCAGTCAAGTCATCATAGAATCTGAATTCCTGAGGCGGTCAGCTGAGCTGCGGGAGGCCCTGGAATCAGGAAATCTCCTGAATTATTGTCAGGACAAGATGGAACAAACATCGCTGCAAAGCGAAAAGATGCTCTGGCAATTCCTGAAG GTGACCTTAGAGGAAGACTCCAGAATGAAATTTCTAAAACTATTAGGATACAGTAAAGATGAGCTTCAGAAGAAG GTGGCCACGTGTTGGAAGAGTGACGTGGGGCTGGGTGAGAGCCCTCAGTCCAAGGGGGACGATCTCCACAGTAACAGACAGCAGGTCTTCTGCAGCCAG ACCTCCAAACACCTCACAGAGGAAGCCTCTGCCTCCTCATCCTTCTTTGATGAGCTGGTCCCTCAGAATATGACTCCATTGGAGATCCCCATCACAGAAG ACACGGATGGACTCCTGAGCCAGGCTCTCCTGCTTGGAGCACTGCGCCCTGCTGTGGAACTGTGTCTGAAGGAAGAGCGCTTTGCTGATGCCATCATCCTGGCCCAGGCTGGAGGCGCAGATCTGCTAAGGCGAACACAGGAGTGCTACTGGGCCAAGAAGAAAACCAGAATCTCTTCG CTGATAGCCTGTGTTGTGCGGAAGAATTGGGAGGATATGGTGCACACCTGTAACCTGCAGAACTGGAAGGAGGCACTGGCCTTACTACTGACATACTCCGGGCCAGAAAAATTCCCTGAGCTCTGTG aCATGCTGGGTACCCGCATGGAGCAGGAGGGTGGCGGAGCACTAATTTCCGAAGCCAGACTCTGTTATGTGTGCTCAGGGAGTGTGGAGCTGCTGGTGGAGTGTTGGGCAAAGTGCCACCAGGCTTCGTACCCCCTGGCTCTGCAG GACCTGATGGAGAAGGTGATGGTCCTTAATAGGAGCTTGGAGCTACTGCGGGGTCCTGACAGGGTGAGCTCAGGCCCTGCCACAACCTTCAGGGTCACTCAGTATGCCAGCCTCCTGGCAGCCCAGGGCAGCCTGGCCACTGCCATGAGCTATCTACCCAGGGACTGTACTCAG GCACCAGTTCAGCAGCTGAGAGATCGACTTTTTCACGCTCAGGGTTCTGGTGTCTTGGGCCAACAGTGTCCTCCTTTCCCCTTCGCTCGGGTTGTGGTGGGAGCTACCCCCCACTCTAAAGCAACATCCTCTTACAGATTGGGATTCCAGCCTTCTCACCAG GTTCCAACTCCATCTCCAAGGCCAAGGATTTTCACACCTCAGTCATCACTAGTGACACCCTTGATATCTTCCCATCCTGGCCCTTATCAAAGCTCCCAAACACAGAATATCAGTGCCTACAGGGCACCTGAGCTCCAGGCAGCCCAGCCTTTGCCCTTGGCCCCTAGTGTAAGGCCTG CTTTTTTTGAGCCACCTCTATTAAGTGGGCAAAAAGCCCAAATTTCTAACCCCTTGGGGTTCCCTGGAGCATGGCCTCTTCCTGGTCCACCTCCACCTGTGGTATCCTCAGACGCCATACAGCCTAGCTCTACCTCTCTGGCTGAGACGACTCGACTGTTCCCTCCACTTCCCGTGAGACTCCCAGGTGTCAGTCCTGCAAGCTTCGGGTCCCTAGCCCCTCCTGTCAACTTCTCTACGACACACCCTCCAGGAGGGCCAGGTGCTGCCTGCTCTAGTGCCCTCCCGATCACTGGCCCCTCGACTGCTCACCCAG GACCTCAAGACTCCTTGAAAAATGCCCCAATGCCCAGGGCAAACCTCCAGAGGAAAAAG TTGTCAGAGAGATTTATGCCCCCAGCACCTATCACTGCTCCAGTGATGAGCCTCACCCCTGAGCCACGAGGGGTCCTTTCCTCACAGCCTTCTGTCCTTGGGATGGGCCATGCTCCCCCAGGAGCTCCAGGAGAATTCAGCCTGCAG caacTTCAGCAGCGGCCCCCTGAGAAGGTGGAAAGGAAAGAGCTGCCTCCAGAGCATCAGTCCTTGAAGACCAGCTTTGAGAAGCTTCTACAACGCTGTTCCCTGTCTGCCACTGATTTA AAGACAAAacggaagctggaaaaggcagccCAACGTCTAGAATGCCTATATGATAAGCTCTGCCAGGGCACA CTCTCACCCCATGTCCTGGCTGGGCTTCATGAGGTAGCCCGATGTGTGGATGCGGGAGACTTCGAGCAGGGCCTGGCAGTGCATGCCCAGGTGGTGGCCTGCAGCAGCTTCAGCGAGGTCTCCAGCTTTATGCTCGTCCTGAAGGCCGTCCTCACCATTGCGCAGAAGCTACACATGTAA